Proteins encoded in a region of the Streptomyces sp. NBC_00310 genome:
- a CDS encoding glycoside hydrolase family 3 C-terminal domain-containing protein produces MTAQTPPTPPFRDPRLPLAKRIDDLLQRLTPDEKIAFLHQFAPAVDRLGVAAFRTGQEALHGVAWMGPATVFPQAVGIGATWNEDLVRRIGEAVSTETRAMRARDDRVGLNVWSPTVNLLRHPLWGRNEEGYSEDPRLTSAIATAYTRGLRGDHPTYWRTAPVLKHWLAHNNETDRSTTSSSVRPRVLHEYDLRAFRETVEAGAVAGVMPAYNLVNGRPNHVSPYLAEHLRTWTDEHLLVCSDAGAPSNLVDSEHYFDTHEEATAASLRAGVDSFTDHGTDGSTMVGRLRGALDQGLLTTDDIDEAIRRQLSVRFRLGEFDPEQDPYADAKDFDTPAHRALAQESAEQAIVLLKNEGALLPLAADTRIAVVGLLADECKLDWYSGTLIHRSTPLEGLYDRFGAERVTFAEGVDRVRLRALSTGAYVSVPEAPETADEVRGAEGALDPALLAGRTDLSPLTTDADGTELALVDWGGGVLTFRAPDGRYLSVADDGYLRASADQPGGWIVQETFRLEPSESHGNGHLLKHTGTGRYVTVGTDGVKVADSNPEIFDLVVTERGEASVTRVAAEADVVVVVAGNDPHINGRETEDRATLALPAHQERLLRAARAANPNTALVLVSAYPYAVDPADLPAVVWTAHGGQAAGTALARVLAGDVSPAGRLPQTWYASDADLPDLLDYDVIGARQTYLYFEGTPLFPFGHGLSYAEFAYGNLRAHVGDDDLTVSCTVTNNGAVTADEVAQLYVRAEDPSVPRPRRELAGHRRITLAPGTSAELTFRLPLSVLEFWDVAHGTWHLEPGAYELLVGASSEDIRLRTSVAVEGAPMAPRPVVTHGLDAADFDEQRGTEIVDRTKVSGDAVTPTDGASGELLFHACDFGAGVTEVTVAAAGAGSVEFSLVGGPVLATLTLGTPTADPYTYTTVRAAVSAAGTHDVHLRLRGPLRLAHVGFSG; encoded by the coding sequence GTGACCGCACAGACGCCGCCCACGCCGCCTTTCCGCGATCCGCGGCTGCCGCTCGCGAAGCGCATCGACGATCTGCTCCAGCGGCTCACCCCGGATGAGAAGATCGCGTTCCTCCACCAGTTCGCGCCCGCCGTCGACCGTCTCGGGGTGGCCGCCTTCCGCACCGGCCAGGAGGCCCTGCACGGGGTGGCCTGGATGGGCCCCGCGACGGTGTTCCCGCAGGCCGTGGGGATCGGCGCGACCTGGAACGAGGACCTCGTCCGCCGTATCGGCGAGGCCGTCTCCACCGAGACCCGCGCGATGCGCGCCCGCGACGACCGCGTCGGCCTCAACGTCTGGTCCCCCACGGTCAACCTGCTGCGCCACCCCCTGTGGGGCCGCAACGAGGAGGGCTACTCCGAGGACCCGAGGCTGACCTCGGCGATCGCGACCGCGTACACCCGCGGCCTGCGCGGCGACCACCCCACGTACTGGCGCACGGCCCCCGTGCTCAAGCACTGGCTGGCGCACAACAACGAGACCGACCGCTCCACCACCTCCTCCTCGGTCCGCCCGCGCGTCCTGCACGAGTACGACCTGCGCGCCTTCCGCGAGACGGTCGAGGCGGGCGCGGTGGCCGGGGTGATGCCCGCGTACAACCTGGTCAACGGCCGCCCCAACCACGTCTCGCCCTATCTGGCCGAGCACCTGCGCACCTGGACCGACGAGCACCTGCTGGTCTGCTCGGACGCGGGCGCGCCGTCGAACCTGGTCGACTCCGAGCACTACTTCGACACCCACGAGGAGGCGACCGCCGCCTCGCTGCGCGCCGGCGTCGACAGCTTCACCGACCACGGCACGGACGGTTCGACGATGGTCGGACGCCTCCGGGGCGCCCTGGACCAGGGCCTGTTGACCACCGACGACATCGACGAGGCGATCCGCCGCCAACTGTCGGTCCGTTTCCGCCTCGGCGAGTTCGACCCGGAGCAGGACCCGTACGCCGACGCCAAGGACTTCGACACCCCGGCCCACCGCGCCCTCGCCCAGGAGAGCGCCGAGCAGGCGATCGTGCTGCTGAAGAACGAGGGCGCCCTCCTGCCGCTCGCCGCCGACACCCGGATCGCCGTCGTCGGCCTGCTCGCCGACGAGTGCAAGCTCGACTGGTACAGCGGCACCCTCATCCACCGCTCGACCCCGCTCGAAGGCCTGTACGACCGCTTCGGTGCCGAGCGCGTGACGTTCGCGGAGGGCGTGGACCGCGTACGCCTCAGGGCGCTGTCCACCGGCGCGTACGTGTCCGTGCCCGAGGCGCCCGAGACCGCCGACGAGGTGCGTGGCGCGGAGGGTGCCCTCGACCCGGCACTCCTGGCCGGCCGCACCGACCTGTCGCCGCTCACCACGGACGCGGACGGCACCGAACTGGCCCTCGTCGACTGGGGCGGGGGCGTGCTCACCTTCCGCGCGCCGGACGGCCGCTACCTCTCGGTCGCCGACGACGGTTATCTGCGCGCCTCGGCCGACCAGCCGGGCGGCTGGATCGTCCAGGAGACGTTCCGCCTGGAGCCCTCCGAGTCCCACGGGAACGGTCACCTCCTCAAGCACACAGGGACAGGCCGGTACGTCACTGTCGGCACCGACGGAGTAAAGGTTGCCGACAGCAATCCGGAAATCTTCGACCTGGTCGTGACCGAACGGGGCGAGGCGTCCGTCACCCGCGTGGCCGCCGAGGCCGACGTGGTCGTCGTGGTCGCGGGCAACGACCCGCACATCAACGGCCGCGAGACCGAGGACCGCGCCACCCTCGCGCTCCCGGCCCATCAGGAGCGTCTGCTGCGCGCGGCCCGCGCCGCCAACCCGAACACCGCGCTGGTCCTCGTCTCTGCCTATCCGTACGCCGTCGACCCCGCCGACCTGCCCGCCGTCGTGTGGACCGCGCACGGCGGCCAGGCCGCGGGCACGGCCCTGGCCCGTGTCCTCGCCGGCGACGTCTCCCCGGCGGGCCGCCTCCCGCAGACCTGGTACGCGTCCGACGCGGACCTCCCCGACCTCCTCGACTACGACGTGATCGGCGCCCGCCAGACCTACCTCTACTTCGAGGGCACCCCGCTGTTCCCGTTCGGCCACGGGCTGTCGTACGCGGAGTTCGCGTACGGAAACCTCCGCGCCCATGTGGGTGACGACGACCTGACGGTCTCCTGCACGGTGACCAACAACGGCGCGGTGACCGCCGACGAGGTCGCCCAGCTCTACGTCCGCGCCGAGGACCCGTCCGTCCCGCGCCCGCGCCGCGAGCTGGCCGGCCACCGCCGCATCACCCTCGCCCCCGGCACCTCGGCGGAGCTGACCTTCCGGCTCCCGCTCTCCGTGCTGGAGTTCTGGGACGTGGCGCACGGCACCTGGCACCTGGAGCCCGGCGCGTACGAACTGCTGGTCGGCGCGTCGAGCGAGGACATCCGCCTCCGTACGAGCGTCGCCGTCGAGGGCGCACCCATGGCTCCGCGCCCGGTCGTCACGCACGGCCTGGACGCGGCGGACTTCGACGAGCAGCGCGGCACGGAGATCGTCGACCGTACGAAGGTGTCGGGCGACGCGGTGACGCCGACGGACGGCGCATCGGGTGAACTGCTCTTCCACGCCTGCGACTTCGGCGCGGGTGTCACCGAGGTGACGGTGGCGGCGGCAGGCGCGGGCAGCGTCGAGTTCTCCCTGGTCGGCGGCCCGGTGCTGGCGACGCTGACGCTCGGCACCCCCACCGCGGACCCGTACACGTACACGACCGTGCGCGCCGCCGTCTCGGCCGCCGGCACACATGACGTCCACCTCAGGCTGCGCGGCCCACTGCGGCTGGCGCACGTCGGCTTCTCCGGTTGA
- a CDS encoding carbohydrate ABC transporter permease → MTSVMWEPRQDTEPVRQEKTPRWWQAPPRPSWEEEPSKAGVAGKGIALSFACLAVLFPLWIVIVTSLSSRKTIDEAGGLVMVPKGITFIAYEELLSGGQVTRAAVISILVTLVGTLFSMTVSVLCAYGLSRTGSFGHSWILMTLLATMFFSAGLIPTYLLVQSLGLMDTYLALILPSAVSIFNILVLRGFFMGISQELIDSARIDGAGDFRILWQIVMPLSRAVLAVITLFYAVGYWSAWFNASIYLNEQDMMPLQNVMIQLVQKQEAPVGLSQAIRTGQLSGLAIQMAVMVMALLPVAVLSPFVQKHFKKGMLTGAVKG, encoded by the coding sequence ATGACGTCCGTGATGTGGGAACCGCGCCAGGACACCGAGCCGGTCCGGCAGGAGAAGACGCCCCGCTGGTGGCAGGCTCCGCCCCGACCGTCCTGGGAGGAGGAGCCCTCGAAGGCCGGCGTGGCGGGCAAGGGCATCGCCCTGTCGTTCGCCTGCCTGGCGGTCCTCTTCCCGTTGTGGATCGTGATCGTCACCAGCCTCTCGTCGCGGAAGACCATCGACGAGGCGGGCGGCCTGGTGATGGTGCCCAAGGGCATCACCTTCATCGCCTACGAGGAACTGCTCAGCGGCGGCCAGGTCACCCGCGCCGCGGTCATCAGCATCCTCGTCACTCTGGTCGGCACACTGTTCTCAATGACGGTGTCCGTCCTGTGCGCCTACGGCCTGTCCCGCACCGGCTCCTTCGGCCACAGCTGGATCCTGATGACGCTGCTGGCGACCATGTTCTTCAGCGCCGGCCTCATCCCCACCTACCTGCTGGTGCAGTCCCTCGGTCTGATGGACACCTATCTCGCGCTGATCCTGCCGAGCGCGGTGAGCATCTTCAACATCCTGGTGCTGCGCGGCTTCTTCATGGGGATCTCGCAGGAACTCATCGACAGCGCGCGCATCGACGGCGCCGGGGACTTCCGGATCCTCTGGCAGATCGTCATGCCGCTGTCGCGGGCGGTGCTCGCGGTGATCACGCTGTTCTACGCCGTCGGGTACTGGAGCGCCTGGTTCAACGCGTCGATCTACCTGAACGAGCAGGACATGATGCCGTTGCAGAACGTCATGATCCAGCTCGTGCAGAAGCAGGAAGCCCCGGTCGGCCTGAGCCAGGCCATCAGGACCGGTCAGCTGTCGGGGCTGGCCATCCAGATGGCCGTCATGGTCATGGCCCTCCTCCCCGTCGCCGTCCTCTCCCCCTTCGTCCAGAAGCACTTCAAGAAGGGCATGCTCACCGGCGCGGTCAAGGGCTGA
- a CDS encoding aldehyde dehydrogenase family protein → MTATHAFWLAGRQATGETTFDVTSPWDGRLVGRVSVPTDEQVEEAVAAAYAVRDACAATPAHVRAAVLDHVSRRLVERTEEIAQLISAENGKPIKWARGEVGRAVSVFRFAAEEARRFNGGEAQRLDTDLGGQGRLAFTRRFPKGVVLGIAPFNFPLNLCAHKIAPAIAAGVPIILKPAPATPLSGLIIGELLAEAEAHAAGAVGAAGAGAGTVLPVGSWSILPVANDRMPALVQDERLPVISFTGSEKVGYAIMDSAPRKHCTLELGGNGAAVVLADFASDEDLDWAATRIATFSNYQGGQSCISVQRVIADASVYERLLPRIVAAVEAQVTGDPSDGATDVGPLVSEDAAQRVEAWVEEAVGAGAVLRTGGKRDGASYAPTVLTDVPADVTLSCEEVFGPVLTVRKVEGEAEAFAAVNDSKYGLQAGVFTHDLQTAFRAHRALEVGGVVIGDVPSYRADQMPYGGVKQSGVGREGVKFAMDDYTYERVMVLTGLAL, encoded by the coding sequence ATGACCGCCACCCACGCCTTCTGGCTCGCCGGCCGCCAGGCCACCGGTGAGACCACGTTCGATGTGACGTCGCCCTGGGACGGCCGCCTGGTCGGCAGGGTGAGTGTGCCGACGGACGAGCAGGTCGAAGAGGCCGTGGCCGCCGCGTACGCCGTGCGGGACGCGTGCGCGGCGACGCCGGCGCATGTGCGGGCCGCCGTCCTGGACCACGTCAGCAGGCGTCTGGTCGAGCGGACCGAGGAGATCGCACAGCTGATCTCCGCGGAGAACGGCAAGCCGATCAAGTGGGCGCGGGGTGAGGTCGGCCGGGCCGTCTCCGTGTTCCGGTTCGCGGCCGAGGAGGCCCGGCGGTTCAACGGCGGCGAGGCGCAGCGGCTCGACACCGACCTGGGCGGACAGGGGCGGCTGGCGTTCACGCGCCGCTTCCCCAAGGGCGTCGTCCTCGGTATCGCGCCCTTCAACTTCCCGCTCAACCTCTGCGCCCACAAGATCGCCCCGGCGATCGCGGCCGGTGTGCCGATCATCCTGAAGCCCGCCCCGGCCACCCCGCTCTCCGGGCTGATCATCGGAGAGCTGCTCGCCGAGGCCGAGGCCCACGCGGCGGGCGCGGTCGGCGCGGCCGGCGCGGGAGCCGGGACCGTCCTTCCCGTCGGCTCCTGGAGCATCCTCCCCGTCGCCAACGACCGCATGCCCGCCCTCGTCCAGGACGAGCGGCTGCCCGTGATCTCCTTCACCGGGTCCGAGAAGGTCGGCTACGCGATCATGGACTCGGCGCCGCGCAAGCACTGCACGCTGGAGCTGGGCGGCAACGGCGCGGCGGTCGTGCTCGCCGACTTCGCGAGCGACGAGGACCTCGACTGGGCCGCGACCCGTATCGCGACCTTCTCGAACTACCAGGGCGGCCAGTCCTGCATCTCCGTGCAGCGGGTGATCGCGGACGCGTCCGTGTACGAGCGGCTGCTGCCGCGCATCGTCGCCGCGGTCGAGGCCCAGGTGACCGGCGACCCGTCCGACGGCGCCACCGATGTCGGGCCGCTGGTCAGTGAGGACGCCGCCCAGCGGGTCGAGGCGTGGGTCGAGGAGGCCGTCGGGGCCGGGGCCGTCCTGCGCACCGGAGGCAAGCGCGACGGCGCCTCGTACGCGCCGACCGTCCTCACCGACGTACCCGCCGACGTCACCCTCTCCTGCGAGGAGGTCTTCGGGCCCGTCCTCACCGTACGGAAGGTGGAGGGGGAGGCCGAGGCCTTCGCCGCCGTCAACGACTCCAAGTACGGCCTCCAGGCGGGCGTCTTCACCCACGACCTGCAGACCGCCTTCCGCGCCCACCGCGCGCTGGAGGTCGGCGGCGTGGTCATCGGCGACGTGCCGTCCTACCGCGCCGACCAGATGCCGTACGGCGGCGTGAAGCAGTCCGGAGTGGGGCGTGAGGGTGTGAAGTTCGCGATGGACGACTACACCTACGAGCGGGTGATGGTGCTGACGGGGCTCGCTCTGTGA
- a CDS encoding ABC transporter permease, with amino-acid sequence MSHSTVPRSSAEASTPEKIPVPSGSVTGATGSPGKRPPEKLSLRLRFRRDRVLLLMTLPAVVLVMVFNYLPILGNVVAFQDYDPYISDNGIVSMLNSPFVGLENFQRIFQDSAFRNAVENTLVLFFVQLVLFFPIPILLALLINSVVRPRVRAVAQAVLYLPHFFSWVLVIAVFQQMFGGAGMLSQLLRENGYDGLDIMTNPDTFAFLITAQSVWKDAGWGIIVFLAALASVPTDHYEAAAMDGAGRWRRMWHVTLPALRPVIALLLVLRVGDALTVGFEQILLQRDGVGPGAGEVLDTFVWWNGVRNQDFGYAAAAGLVKGVVSIGLVLAANKVAHLMGESGVYKK; translated from the coding sequence GTGTCCCACAGCACGGTGCCTCGGAGCAGTGCCGAGGCCAGCACGCCGGAGAAGATCCCGGTGCCCTCCGGCAGCGTCACCGGCGCCACCGGCTCCCCGGGGAAACGCCCCCCGGAGAAGCTGAGCCTGAGGCTCAGGTTCCGACGCGACCGCGTCCTGCTCCTGATGACGCTGCCGGCCGTCGTGCTGGTCATGGTCTTCAACTACCTGCCGATCCTCGGCAACGTCGTCGCCTTCCAGGACTACGACCCGTACATCAGCGACAACGGCATCGTGTCCATGCTGAACAGCCCCTTCGTGGGTCTGGAGAACTTCCAGCGGATCTTCCAGGACTCGGCCTTCCGGAACGCCGTCGAGAACACGCTGGTGCTGTTCTTCGTCCAGCTCGTGCTGTTCTTCCCGATCCCGATCCTGCTCGCGCTGCTCATCAACAGCGTGGTCCGGCCCCGGGTGCGGGCCGTCGCGCAGGCGGTGCTCTACCTGCCGCACTTCTTCTCCTGGGTGCTGGTCATCGCCGTCTTCCAGCAGATGTTCGGCGGCGCGGGGATGCTCTCCCAGCTGCTCAGGGAGAACGGGTACGACGGCCTCGACATCATGACCAACCCGGACACCTTCGCCTTCCTGATCACCGCGCAGAGCGTGTGGAAGGACGCCGGGTGGGGGATCATCGTCTTCCTCGCCGCTCTGGCGTCGGTCCCCACGGACCATTACGAGGCCGCCGCGATGGACGGCGCCGGACGCTGGCGCCGCATGTGGCACGTCACGCTTCCCGCCCTGCGTCCGGTGATCGCCCTTCTCCTCGTGCTGCGCGTCGGTGACGCCCTGACCGTCGGGTTCGAACAGATCCTGCTGCAACGCGACGGTGTCGGACCGGGCGCGGGTGAGGTCCTCGACACCTTCGTGTGGTGGAACGGCGTGCGCAACCAGGACTTCGGCTACGCGGCCGCCGCCGGTCTCGTCAAGGGCGTGGTCAGCATCGGCCTGGTTCTCGCCGCGAACAAGGTGGCCCATCTCATGGGCGAGTCGGGGGTGTACAAGAAATGA
- a CDS encoding extracellular solute-binding protein: MTPNSATSAAPSRRSFLASTAVAAAAVAGGMPLLSACGGSDSGSREGTTSGKDAQKILPAYVASNVVKPDIPSKNGSSMGFTAKLDGDALKTSVAKKLGKGGKVTIMSPFWGSPPKGDNPYYTAMNDLIGVDVQWRNQDGNTYDQKLGAVLASSEIPDVVVIPGWNMMGKIPSAITGKFADLGPYLSGDKVKEYPNLAAIPSGAWQRSIFGGKLMGLPMPAPSVATIVPLYRQDIFDKEGYEVPRSADEFMALCKDITNARAKVWACGDMKWTAMNNFGVLGGGEKPLWWNMVDGKLINRIETPEYLEAIEWTRKLFAAGVVHPNFKLGKSQIADPAPKFASGEFLIWDNNIVHWYGQQASQATQNPDFKVWGMDIWGHDGGDPTLYAANPAGIFAFVSKKASESVIRDVLAVANVTAAPYGTKEWMMTNYGVEGTHYTIKDGVPVKNDQGNNEVLNAYVMVASPAPTTAHPDLPDYTKAMVEWEQRMGAFTKKSSFWGLQITEPSRYTNLANDFEQLEDDIIRGHKKISDMQQAVSDWKSKGGDKLRDWYKKLLDENGSAAS, translated from the coding sequence ATGACGCCGAACTCCGCCACCTCCGCCGCGCCCAGCCGGAGAAGCTTCCTCGCCTCCACGGCGGTCGCCGCCGCAGCGGTGGCCGGGGGCATGCCACTGCTGTCCGCCTGCGGCGGCTCGGACAGCGGCTCGCGTGAGGGCACCACGTCGGGCAAGGACGCCCAGAAGATCCTTCCGGCGTACGTGGCCAGCAACGTGGTGAAGCCGGACATCCCGTCCAAGAACGGTTCGTCGATGGGCTTCACCGCCAAGCTCGACGGCGACGCCCTCAAGACCTCGGTCGCGAAGAAGCTCGGCAAGGGTGGCAAGGTCACCATCATGTCGCCGTTCTGGGGCTCGCCGCCGAAGGGTGACAACCCCTACTACACGGCGATGAACGACCTGATCGGCGTCGACGTCCAGTGGCGCAACCAGGACGGCAACACCTACGACCAGAAGCTCGGCGCGGTCCTCGCCTCCAGCGAGATCCCGGACGTGGTCGTCATCCCCGGCTGGAACATGATGGGCAAGATACCCAGCGCCATCACCGGCAAGTTCGCCGACCTCGGCCCGTACCTGTCCGGCGACAAGGTCAAGGAGTACCCCAACCTCGCGGCGATCCCCAGCGGTGCCTGGCAGCGCTCCATCTTCGGCGGCAAGCTGATGGGCCTGCCCATGCCCGCCCCGTCCGTCGCGACCATCGTGCCCCTCTACCGCCAGGACATCTTCGACAAGGAGGGCTACGAAGTTCCGCGGTCCGCCGACGAGTTCATGGCCCTGTGCAAGGACATCACCAATGCCCGCGCCAAGGTGTGGGCCTGCGGTGACATGAAGTGGACCGCGATGAACAACTTCGGGGTGCTCGGGGGCGGGGAGAAGCCGCTCTGGTGGAACATGGTCGACGGCAAGCTGATCAACCGCATCGAGACCCCGGAGTACCTGGAAGCCATCGAGTGGACGCGCAAGCTGTTCGCCGCCGGAGTCGTCCACCCCAATTTCAAGCTGGGCAAGAGCCAGATCGCCGACCCGGCACCCAAGTTCGCCTCCGGGGAGTTCCTGATCTGGGACAACAACATCGTCCACTGGTACGGCCAGCAGGCGTCCCAGGCCACCCAGAACCCCGACTTCAAGGTCTGGGGCATGGACATCTGGGGCCACGACGGCGGTGACCCGACGCTGTACGCCGCGAACCCGGCCGGCATCTTCGCCTTCGTCAGCAAGAAGGCCTCCGAGTCCGTCATCCGCGACGTGCTGGCGGTCGCCAACGTCACCGCGGCGCCGTACGGCACCAAGGAGTGGATGATGACCAACTACGGGGTCGAGGGAACGCACTACACGATCAAGGACGGCGTCCCGGTCAAGAACGACCAGGGCAACAACGAGGTCCTCAACGCCTACGTCATGGTGGCGAGCCCCGCCCCGACCACCGCCCACCCCGACCTGCCGGACTACACCAAGGCCATGGTCGAGTGGGAGCAGCGGATGGGCGCCTTCACCAAGAAGTCGTCCTTCTGGGGCCTGCAGATCACCGAGCCCTCCCGTTACACCAACCTGGCCAACGACTTCGAGCAGCTCGAGGACGACATCATCCGCGGGCACAAGAAGATCAGCGACATGCAGCAGGCCGTGTCCGACTGGAAGAGCAAGGGCGGCGACAAGCTGCGCGACTGGTACAAGAAGCTCCTCGACGAGAACGGCTCGGCGGCGAGCTGA
- a CDS encoding 1,4-beta-glucanase, with translation MRTPKPSRRTVFAGTAAAAALTALPALGTPAHAAGARTGSTAGGYRWRNAVVGGTGFVTGVLFHPSVRGLAYARTDIGGAYRWDDRKARWTPLTDHLGWDDWNLLGVEAIAIDPAHPSRLYLALGTYAQSWAGNGAILRSDDRGATWTRTDLTVKLGANEDGRGAGERLLVDPRDSDTLWLGTRHDGLLKSTDRGATWTTATGFPATPSGSGQGVTLLVAAGRVVYAGWGDADGSSGTVNLYRTADGTTWEAVPGRPSGASAKVPIRAAYDRHTRELYLTYANAPGPNGQSDGSVHKLRTTNGKWTDVTPVKPGGTTSDGGADTFGYGGVDVDARRPGTVVVSTNNRWADIDTVYRSTDGGRTWTSLKDSAVFDVSETPYLKWGADKPKFGWWIQALALDPYDSEHIVYGTGATLYGTRDLKRWAPQIRGLEETSVRQLISPPVGEAHLISGLGDIGTMYHERLTASPSRGMASNPVFGSATGLAQASAKPSYVVRTGWGDHGNGAYSRDGGRTWAPFEAQPDIAKDAPGPIATNADGSALLWSFVHWDGTKYAAHRSADNGATWTEISSFPKGATPVADPADPTRFYAYDTDTGTLYASADSGRSFTARATGLPSGDSQFELVAAPGRTGDLWLSVKWNGLYRSTDGGATFSKVDSCWASYTLGFGKAADGADYPAIYLVGSTETITAVHRSDDGAKTWTRINDDAHQWGWTGEVVIGDPRVYGRVYLATNGRGIQYGEPV, from the coding sequence ATGCGCACCCCCAAGCCGAGCCGCCGCACCGTATTCGCCGGCACAGCCGCGGCCGCAGCCCTTACGGCCCTCCCCGCGCTGGGAACTCCGGCCCACGCAGCCGGAGCCCGAACCGGCTCGACCGCCGGAGGTTACCGCTGGCGCAACGCAGTTGTCGGCGGCACCGGCTTCGTCACCGGCGTCCTCTTCCACCCCTCCGTACGCGGCCTCGCCTACGCCCGCACCGACATCGGCGGCGCCTACCGTTGGGACGACCGGAAGGCACGCTGGACCCCGCTCACCGACCATCTCGGCTGGGACGACTGGAACCTCCTCGGCGTGGAGGCCATCGCCATCGACCCCGCCCACCCGAGCCGCCTCTACCTCGCCCTCGGCACCTATGCCCAGTCCTGGGCCGGCAACGGCGCGATCCTCCGCTCCGACGACCGGGGCGCCACCTGGACCCGTACCGACCTCACCGTCAAGCTCGGCGCCAACGAGGACGGCCGGGGCGCCGGCGAGCGCCTCCTCGTCGACCCCCGCGACAGCGACACCCTGTGGCTCGGCACCCGACACGACGGCCTGCTCAAGTCGACCGACCGGGGCGCCACCTGGACGACTGCGACCGGCTTCCCGGCGACCCCCAGCGGCTCCGGCCAGGGCGTCACCCTGCTCGTCGCCGCCGGACGCGTCGTCTACGCCGGCTGGGGCGACGCCGACGGCAGCTCGGGCACCGTGAACCTCTACCGGACCGCCGACGGCACCACCTGGGAGGCCGTCCCCGGCCGGCCCTCCGGCGCCTCCGCCAAGGTCCCGATCCGCGCCGCGTACGACAGGCACACCCGCGAGCTGTACCTGACGTACGCCAACGCGCCCGGCCCCAACGGCCAGTCCGACGGCAGCGTCCACAAGCTCCGCACCACCAACGGCAAGTGGACCGACGTGACCCCGGTGAAGCCGGGCGGCACCACGTCCGACGGCGGCGCCGACACCTTCGGCTACGGCGGGGTGGACGTCGACGCCCGCCGCCCCGGCACGGTGGTCGTGTCCACCAACAACCGCTGGGCCGACATCGACACCGTGTACCGCTCCACCGACGGCGGCCGTACCTGGACGTCCCTCAAGGACTCCGCCGTCTTCGACGTGTCCGAGACCCCCTATCTCAAGTGGGGCGCCGACAAGCCGAAGTTCGGCTGGTGGATCCAGGCACTCGCCCTCGACCCGTACGACTCCGAGCACATCGTCTACGGCACCGGCGCGACCCTCTACGGCACCCGGGACCTCAAGCGCTGGGCGCCGCAGATCCGGGGCCTGGAGGAGACGTCCGTGCGCCAGCTGATCTCGCCTCCGGTCGGAGAGGCGCACCTGATCAGCGGTCTCGGGGACATCGGCACGATGTACCACGAGCGGCTCACGGCGTCCCCGTCGCGCGGCATGGCGTCCAACCCCGTGTTCGGATCGGCGACGGGACTCGCGCAGGCCTCGGCGAAGCCGTCGTACGTCGTCCGCACCGGCTGGGGCGACCACGGCAACGGCGCGTACTCCCGCGACGGCGGGCGGACCTGGGCCCCCTTCGAAGCCCAGCCGGACATCGCCAAGGACGCACCGGGGCCGATCGCCACCAACGCCGACGGCAGCGCGCTGCTGTGGTCCTTCGTGCACTGGGACGGCACGAAGTACGCGGCCCACCGCTCCGCCGACAACGGCGCGACCTGGACCGAGATCTCCTCCTTCCCCAAGGGCGCCACACCGGTCGCCGACCCGGCCGACCCGACGCGCTTCTACGCCTACGACACCGACACGGGAACGCTGTACGCCAGCGCTGACAGTGGCCGTTCGTTCACCGCCCGCGCGACCGGACTGCCCTCCGGCGACAGCCAGTTCGAGCTGGTGGCGGCCCCCGGACGCACCGGTGACCTGTGGCTGAGCGTGAAGTGGAACGGGTTGTACCGGTCCACCGACGGCGGGGCGACCTTCTCGAAGGTCGACAGCTGCTGGGCCTCGTACACCCTCGGCTTCGGCAAGGCCGCCGACGGCGCCGACTACCCGGCGATCTACCTGGTCGGCTCGACCGAGACCATCACCGCCGTCCACCGCTCCGACGACGGCGCGAAGACCTGGACCCGCATCAACGACGACGCCCACCAGTGGGGCTGGACCGGTGAGGTCGTCATCGGCGACCCGCGTGTGTACGGCCGCGTGTACCTGGCGACGAACGGACGCGGTATCCAGTACGGGGAGCCGGTCTGA